The genomic window ACGCGGAATAAGCGACGTCTGCGGTATTCGCTATTTctttcgttattaaaaaaaatcgacaaAGACTTTTTTATCAATGTGAACAAAAGGAGtttcaaaaattctttgttttttgcGATCTTTCCGTCTttgttatatttctaaattttcattattaaaaaaattgacaaaaactTAATCCATTTTAATGGCGTTACGACGAATAAAAAAGTTGTCAAAAGTTGcttatttcttgtaatttttctaCCTTTGTGGTTATAtccaatttgttaaaattaaaaaaaagaacacacACTACAAACGatactttttcttttgcaataataggataatattaatatgaatagAATTATAATCAGAACGCGCGTCAGATTTAATGGCGTAGTTGAATAttctaattatgaaaattacGGCTGGAAAAACTTTTCAAATCTTAACTGTTAGCATTCCTCGGCGCAGACCGAGCGAGAGTAAAATGCTTGATGAATCAACGAATTATGCCGCGATTCACGAACGCTTCACTGTGCTTTCCCCCTCACCCCCGTACGTAAAGACTCCAATGacattttagattttaattgaaGCCGCGCCGAGCTCATTGGCCAAACAAAGAAGCGAATGATCTGGATGGTCCGACGCCGCCTCCGGATCTGCTTACAAAGCAATCTTTCCATCTGAGTCGAGATCTACGGCGAATGCCGCCTAATCTAATCTCCGTTACGACGCGGAGTCGAAATCGAACTTGGCAGAACCCCTGGTCTTCCCTCTGTCTGAGGGATTCTCGTGGAAAGCGGGCAGTAACCAATCTTTATCTTGATTATGCAGCGCCAACACCGGCGAGAGCCAATCTCCAATCGAAAGTGGTTGCCAAGTAAGACTGTAAAGAATCAGAATCTATCGAGCAGTATTTCAGTCCGTGCGAAACACGGACCGATACTTTGGATTTGCAATGGAAATCAACACCGACAACTATTATGTATCGCGATTTTCCtgaatttgtttatttcattcTGACACAGAGTccataatatgaaaaatttttaacgttacaGAATTATTACTTGCAACTTTGAGAATTTTAGTCTGTACCTTATAACTTTGCAGACTTTCCGCTTCCGTTGAATAGCGCCAAATAACGCCAAATTCCTTCCTTTCTTTGGCATTAGAATTGGTGGAAGATTAAGACCACGGACGCCATTATTTTTCCCCGCTTTTCGATGGTTTTTCGAGATCATCTAATAAAACCGTCAGGGATGTCGGAACAAATGGGTCAACAGTTAGCGAAACGACCCGCGCAACGAGCGCCGCGCGTGATATACGCGTCGCCGACGTCTGTAAAACTCAATAAATTGTTTTTGGTTTATGACGTTATAAATGGCACTGTGTTTACGAGAGGCGAATTTATGTCGCAGATAATAGAATTAATGGTAAAATTAGACAGCTTATCGATGAGCTAGCGAGCGCGACGACGCGGGTGTTGTGACAACGCTGCGCTTCTAGAGCATTCAGCGCGACATATGCATATCCTGTATTTGTACGTCATGacgttaattaaaatgattgCGCGAGCATCTGGTAGGGTACTTAACTTCAAATATCGATTGAGGTCGTGCCGCTATGCGAGGTGTTGATCGGGCCGCGTGCATGTGTCGGACAACGGGACGCCACTTTGAAAATAGATATTTGGCCATACACGATTGGattttcacgtttcatgtattaattaatcgttattgctcccccctccctccaaaaaaagggaaaaacaaTCAGTCATATTTTATATCATCGGCGttcgattatttatttattgagtttcgaaaacaagatttattttttttctatttaagtaaaaattaaatgtaatttatattctaattaatcaaaatatattcaaGCACAGATATCGATTACAAatggaaaaaggaagaaagacgATAATGCGATTTGTTGCGGTCTAGAAATTTCCGCGGTTATTGTTTCTGCTGTAGACCGATGCTCTCtcgcagaaaaaaagtggtaaTGGAAAGTTCTTCCTGACGCCGGATACAACTTTTTGCGGAAACACTGCGTTCACGCAGTGTATCGAGATACgattaatcatataaaaaaatttacgttgCCGCCCGGAACATTCGTTGGAGActcataattttacaaatattattcgCTGGGACGTTAACGAGTCAATTTGTTATGTCACTTCACGAGCAAGAAGTCACACAATGAGGGCCGACTcgacgaataatattttaacaccCGATTGAACGCTGCGAGATAGCGCGACGGAATATTCTAGTAGAATAAACGCAATGTGCAGCGATGCGGGAAAGTGTGAAACCGTGTGCTTCCCCACTGCATCAATATCAACGGAGATTGGAACGAAATTTAGGAATACTTGCGGTCGTGCGGATGAAAGTGGACTCGGCGGAAACAGACGGCCGCGCCGTGGCGGAAGTAGCTGGACCATCGATATTTAAGTGTCAACCGTTGTAACATCGGTCATCAGTCCGATCGAAACCGAGTGCGATCGAGATGGTGCGAGGCGCGATGTTATTTCTGCTATTCATTGCAATATGTTCGCTCACGTTGCACACGACGTGTCACGCCCGGGATCTGACCAGTGTGGAATCGCGCGTCAGCCGGCGCGATGTACGAGGAAAGAACGATGACCATCATGTAGGTCATTTAGAACCCACCGTGGAATCGTCACAGATTGCGGAGATAGGCGAAATCGATCTCGAGACGGCAGCGACCAAACACAAGGGTCATCATCAAGAGTCTGGCGGTGGTCACAAACACGAATCTCATCACCACGAGGAGCATGGTGGAAAGGGTGAAAAGGGCTATAAGAGCCATCATCATCACGACAAAGGCGACCACGGTAAGCACGACAAGGAACACCATGCCGGTCATCACGAGGAACACGGAGGCAAGAAGAAGGGTCACCATGACGAGCACGAAAAATACGGCGAGCATCACGAGGGCGAGAAGGGTCACAAAGGTGGAAAATTCGGTGAAAAGAAGGGCCACAAGAAGGGCCATAAAACCAAAGGTTATCACAACAAATTTCATAAAGACGAGTATCATAAAGAACATAAGTTTTACGATGATTATCATAAGGGTGGGCATCACGAGAAGCACGGTGACTTCCACGGTCATCACGACAAGAAGGAAGGCCACCACAAGAAGGGTGGTCATCATCATTCCGGTTATCACGAGGATCATCACGGCAAGAAGGGCCACCACGACAAAGGTCATCATGACGAAGATCATAAAGGTCATCACGGCAAGCACGGCCATGAGGAACACCACGATCATCACGATTCGTATGGCAAGAAAGGCGATCATCATTCCGGAAAGAAGTACGGCTATAAGAAGGGACATTAAAGTtgtatgtttaaatattatgtatcaaAAAGCGATTATTCGTTCTACAGTTATGGCTTATGTACCTGCTACGGACAAAGTCGCGCGACGATGTCGCGTGATTGTTGTGTTTTGTACCATTCTTTATATAGAGTAAACGTGCGAATACTAACACACAAAGAAATTGTATGGTTACGGCTCGTTGACTTTCCTTTTTCCTTCGCAAGTCTTAATGGGACAAATAAGTTTCTCCCTCCTCTAGCTCATATTTGTCCCAGCAGCTACATTACAGTCAAGACGGCAACGTGATATTACGCCTTATCGATTCCTCGCGATTTATTGCCGCCGTTTTTCTCTTGGCGGCCTTTTATCACTTCCCATCGGCAAACTAAAGTAATTTTGCCATTTCTTCTCGCCTTGTACCTTCGCTTATTGACAAAGATAACGACTGCGCGTGAACGAATCCGTCATTGTTCTCAAATCACGTGAAtagaatttttacttattacaagTTACTTGGAAAAAAATCGAGAAATGGCATATAACGCAGCGCATCAATTATTATCGATTCGgctaaaaaattaagtttgacTGGATATTTGTTTTTGGTATTTAAATTGGACTGAATAGTTGTAAACGGTACGTGGCCTGTGTCGctaaaactttttctcagataTAAAACGACAGTTTCATTGGTTCAAGCGGACGCGAATTGATTTACTGTACAATGAAAGTATTTTCAGTGCGGCGCGGCGTCTCTATTGTCGGGCAAGAGTAATATATTAGCAATTTTGTAGTATGAATTTTAATGTCACATATAGCACAGATCATTAATGCACCAATAATTGAGGTTAATCGATTGGCCAGCTGATTGAATTGATTACCGGATATTAATGTGCCGCGGGAACGCGTGTAGCGAGTTGACACCGTTAAATTTTGTAGGTAAATACCGCATGTGCCTACACGCTACATGTGTCATCTCTTGTAATAGTATACAATATAATACCATGTTATCCATTgtattcaaaatatcaaaatgaaaatgtacttttataaGGTAATATAATCAATACTACATCACGTTCCAAAACAGAGTCAAGCcatgttatttaaattgtataataatgttctaGAATAACTTGGTCCAAattgtcttttttattttcaatatcaatGTTAACTTCTTTTAGATCGaattaaagcattttaaagttaattttcaaaagAATAATGTTGACGTTGTTTTCGAACAATTAACATTCCATAGATTTATTTAGTTGCTACCCCTATCTTctcttttttacatttcatattgCTGCATTACAATAATTTGATCAGCCGGCACGTGCCGTCGAAAACATATAACCGCTTAATGTAAATCCCTGATACCTTCTGCAATGTGTATACATAATCAGCGCTCATTATTCGTTGATTAATCAACGACGATTTTAGATAATGTTTAAATCCACcttatgtatataatttgtaagcctgtttgtaaataataataaaactcaaTCCCAATAACCATGCGTAATTAATATGTTACAAtctattacataaaaatgtcgttgaaaaaaaagataaatttaaaaattgattaaaattaaaggtaaaggaGTTTTCTgatttgtttttctttgtttcAATTCGATAGCTCATGCGTACAATAAATAAGAACACTTATTGCCGCTGATATTATGCTGATAGCGAAGCTTTGATTATGAACATACTTGATTATATCGGTTTTAGCGCGATACAATGAATATACCAACAAGATGAGCTTAATCCAAATATTTAATCTAGTAGCTTACGTCAAAGGATTTCTTGCGCGGCCTCATGATGCAATTTTCATTATATGACTGTAGCAGGTAGATCATTTATTATTCGAAGAGTTGCTTCAACTTCgtgaaaattttatcaaagataCGGTGGAGAGCTTATTTAGCCAGTTTTCAGTAACGTTTTATTAATCGCAATACTTGTTCTCCGTTACGTTTATTCATAAAAGATGCAACTTGTCGTTCCATTTGTCGCAAAAGTAGAAAATACGTactaatgaataaattttgtttcgtAAAGAAGTAATTGTATCTATTTTTTCATCAAGAGTTTTTAAACTGGCAACAATGCGCAAGCAATGCAATGCAAAAGTCACGTGTTCCCGAATCTTCATTAATTTAGTCAAATAGCGTGATTATTTTGGTTTCATGAAAGAACGCGGAATCGTGGAACACACCACGGTGATGTGTACTTCTTCGAGCTCGTGCGTTTCgcgcttttcttctttttttctttttccccgCACCGAAGCCActtcaattacattaattacatcACCCACACGTGCGCGCATTACAAGCCGAAACAATAGCGGACCCTTTCGACGGTCGCCGGAATTGTCACGCGGCCGGGGCATTTCAAGCAGGTTCGTTGCCACGCGCATGCAATCTCCGGCGGAGAATGGGCTCGTGCAACCCTGAACACCCGCTACATCGTACGTGGCAGTAAAGAAGTGCATAAAGTCCCGTTAATCCGTGTCCGGAGTGCCGGAATTCAATTCGGACGGACGCCATAGGAGTGGCGATCTCATTTGCTACAGGGTGGGATCGTTAATCAAATCCGCGGCGCGATGAATACGATAGTAGGCTCCGCGCGTTCTTGTTCCCAGCGGCCTTGTTTTTACGAACGACGCATACGCAATGCGACAGAAAGTGATCGTAATCCAGTATCGTCGTCTTGCAAAGCAGACTGGAAATGCATGCGCTAATGAATGCcgaatattaattgaaaattacagAGTGTTTTTCTGTATGCCGTGTACACGATGCCCTGTTTCACGCGTGAATGACGATAATTGAGGTGTTTCTCCTTAATTAATCTCTATTTTCAAGATAATAAGCATTCTAAACAAGTTATAGAGCGTAGCCCCAGAGGAGTTCgttaaactaaatattaatacgtaatatCGTTGGAATATACTTTATTTACTGCCGCCCGATAACACGTTATAACCAGCAGCGGATTTAATGCTGTTTATTAATATCGGAATTTGATAAATAGCTGGAGCAtaggaatttttattaaaagcgaAGATCCCAGGCACGCTGATAATTCACGGTACTTGTAATTTACCGATCAATAACGTATATGCCtatttaattaagaaagtaTACGTTTCAAACGACCTGataattatttgacaaattttcatgttaaaaaaaatacagataacAAATAGAAACTTTTTTCAACCTTATGCAGAAAATATAgacttttttgaaattatttgttcaGCTGGTAGAATTCTGTAACTATTTAGATATTATGCGGATCACGCAAATTGCAGTAAAAAAGATatgttaaatatgatattttatttcaacgaCGTATGTATGATTAACACTTAACACagatataatatattgcataatCATATAATATGAAGAAGAACGAATAATAGGAACGAAAGCGAGTAACAGAATTCTGTTTAAAAGCAGCTGGTGGTATCTGAATAGcgacaaaattttaatgtcCCTTTTTGAATTCCCAGTGCTTATGATCTTCGTGACCGCCCTTTTTGccatgatgatgatgatggtgatgatggtgatgatcaTCGTGGTGGCCCTTATGTCCCTTATGATCATGATGATGGTGTCCTTTCTCATGATGACCCTTCTTTCCGTGATGACCTTCATGATGATGATGGTCATGATGTCCTTTCTTAAAGTGGCCACCTTTCTTGTGTCCGTGTTCGTGATGATGGCCACCGTGTTCCTCATGATGACCATGATCGTGATGTTCGTCAAAGAATTCCTTGTCTTTCTTGtactcatctttttttttcacttcgTGATGGCCATGAGTGCTGTGGCCTTTGCCATAGTGTCCCTTTTCGTGGAACTTGTGACCTTTTTCCCCCTTTTCGCCATGATGATGCTCATGATGATGACCATCATCGTGGTGATGATGCTTCTTGTGTCCTCCGTGCTCATCGTGGTGCCCGTGATGATGCTCTTTGTGATGATGTCCTTTTTCACCCTTCCCGTGATGATGGTGATGCTTATAACCCTTGTGACCCTTGTCGCCATGCTCATGATGATGATGGGAATGATGTTCCTCCCCACCGCCATGTTCATGATGCTTGCTCTCGGCTACCTGAAGATCGTCGTTATGATTCCTGGTAATTTCACGTGCGGTGGTCACGCCATTAGTGGCAATATAAATTGCCACAAGAATTGTTATCAGTGGCAATACACGACGTAGAGGGAACATGATAaccaataattatattgtaatactcTATTTATTGGATATAAATCAGACACATTAATAGATCTAAGCGCTTTCTAGCAGTGCAAGCTGTATGATGCTGCGATTCGTGAGACGTTATTTATATTGCTATTCTGGTGCACTGAGCCATcaaattttgtaagaaatacgtatttatataaataaaagatggcGGGGAGAGTTCCATTTCATTTCCTTCGTTGCGGTAGATTGTATAGAGTCTGTTCTATTTTGTAATCTACTACTtgtttaaagttatataaatggAATTACGTGATACTGATTAAACTTCCTTTATTGATTTTCGATAGGTCAATGAACCTACGGTAGAAAGTTATTGTATCAATATTgtcttttattgtataaatttaaaatcaaatacaaaagatttaaataaatatttttattaaaacaattataagcCAATTTTTATTCTGATAATTTGATTCAGATTTATACATTGTTTATTGACAGCCGATAGCCAGAATCTgggttattgtatattattttttacatttctaaattataaaaaatattttaacgcttttatagattttaatttcaaacgtataaaaaaacttgacgttacattattaatattccattaattttttcaaaatattcatatttaatcaaatatttgcatttaaatttgatattaaaatagatattaaaatagatataattgtctgttataatatattatagaagattataatatattaagacGAGATAACGTTAGGGCATTCATAAAGTATATTTCAggatattaaaagttaatatcttGGCGATCTGTACTTTTACCTACATCTTAAtcatatgtttattaaaaagaaaatttatatcgtCAGTAATCTTGATTCTAGCTCTTTAATacgaatattaaataatttaatcttggAATGTAAAAACATcaatgaatttatataaatgtaataggAAAGAAATAGCccagataaaatataatttatattcatgaCGCTTGTATATGAAAAGCGTTTTTATTTGATAACATACAATACTGTATTTTAGTAAGAAatcgtaataatatatttatattgaatatatttaaggtagaaattttaaaatttctgttacgAATATATATAGGAATTATTAGGGGAAATAATGCATTTTCAATCATATTTGGTATAGACATTTTAATTTCTCATAACGAAATAAATCCATTATTATTCGGCATCCTAAAAATAATCAACGGAAGAACATTGAACAAATGGTGCAACAATTTATTCTGTTTGTGTCGCACTAAATTAGCAAGTTTTGTATCGTtaatgatgatggtgatgaccATGATGACCATGATGACCATGATGACCATGGGAATAACCATGCTTTTTGCCTCCATGATGTTCACTCTTCTTCCCATGATCTTCGTGATGGTGATGGTGTTCTTCATGACCATGTTTGCCGTGATGACCATGGTGATCTTCATCATGATGTCCTTTATCATGATGTCCCTTCTTACCGTGATGATCTTCATGGTGACCAGAATGATGGTGTCCGCCCTTCTTATGATGGCCTTCCTTGCCATGATGATGTTCATGATGATCGCCATGCTTTTCATGGTGGCCGCCTTTATGATGATCATCGTAAAACTTATGCTCCTTATGGTATTCATCTTTATGAGATTTGTGATGATAACCATGAGTCTTCTCGCCCTTCTTGTGACCCTTTCCATGGCCAAATTTCGATTCTTTATGACCATGTTCGTGATCGTGATGGTGACCGTGTTCGTCATGCTCGTCGTGATGACCCTTCTTATGGCCGCCGTGCTCATGATGATGGCCCTCATGATGTTCCTTACCATGATGGCCGTGTTCTccgtgatgatgatgatgatggccTTTATGACCTTTATGGCCCTCTTCACCGTGTTCTCCATGGTGATGAGAATGATGTTCATGACCTCCGCCATGTTCGTGATGATGGCCATGATGATGGCCATGGTGATGAGAACTGGCCACTTCTAAATCTCCGTACATACTTCGAACATCTCGCGCCGAAGATATAGCAATGACCGTGCATATCACAGCCAATCCCAGAAACAAGCATGGACCTACGTATTTAGCCATGTTGGAACTTTATAGAACCAACAATTGCAATTGACTGCTCAATAATCTTTAAAGCAAAGCTTATATACCTGCGGTTCCACCAATGCTTTGTACGTAATCGCTTTCGTTCTTTCGCTCTTGTTCGAACACAATACAGTACTCGTATTTCGTAAAACATTTGTTCGCACTGTGTATTATTGCTTGAATGCCCTGTTAGTTATACAGAATCGTTAAACTTGGATTGCTTAACAGATTTGATATTAAgtagaaagtagaaaaaaaagagaaaagaaaattaaaatacgtGTAATTATTTGtgtgttatataatttacaatttaaaattatcaaaatttattaaaagaatattaaaccaattgtaacatatatataatatattcgtggagagaattttttgtcattttttacataaaattcgttctaattttattatagtaatgATAAGCTTAAGATAACTTGGCAGcctatcaaatattaaataacaatttttgaaatatacaaaaatattttactatttaatacaaattaccATGCggaattgtaaaatattttaatgcaaaatttaaaatttaaaaacaaattttcttatataaatatataatcatatataaaatgtgtagacattatctatttatgttttaaacagTACAtcgaatgttttattaaaaaaaaaaaaaaaagaatcataataatacattttttaacacattttaaaatcatttaaatttcaatatacaatttagtaaaaatcatcaaacatattttatattttattctgtaaaatataaaatgtgtgtaGTAGATATTAATACATCAgagaaaatcatataaaattctttgaaatacaATATTGTCCCGTGACATAATTTTCAGAGtaaatttaatgagaaaattcttttcatatatataacacatgtaatacacatattttaaatataatctttcaCAGACATGTAGtaaaattttggtaaaattaatttttcaaaattaccaaacctttaaaatagcaaaaatagcaaaaaatttatttactgaatataaacaatagaatatttgcaaacatttaaaaataaaattaatttaaaacataaatgtgTTAGACACTTAAAATACTCAAGTTAATGAAGATTTTGccgacaaataaataaaagctgTCTGCCAATTTAACGACCGGCGGAACGAGACGTACAGCAGAACGATTTACCGTCTTTCATTCATAACCATTCAATTTATTTCCGGCTTCAAtcaaagcatttttttattactacataCTCGCTAACACCCAATGGTCATGTCCGGTCGTATATATTACATCCCTGAATTTAATCCCTCCAAATATTAATCACATAAATTTCCGCCCGTTGAATCGAAGCTATTGGAAAGCAGCGTGTTAACGTTCGgctaaaaaagaataaaaacgaGTTATTTAGTCTCTATAAACGCAGTTTGGTAAGCAACGATTTCAATGATATTACATAATGACCCGAGCGATTGTCGCAGGTTGAAATCCGCATTACAATTTAAACAGGTTAAGGAGACATTGCTTTCGCAACGAGCTAATGAGCCAAGAAAGAACTCTGGCTACTCTCATGTCGATTATCCTGCGAACGATATATAATCCGAGCGGGGCGACTAGCTTAATCATAACTACCGATCACAGCGACGAAGTCAAATATCTCTCATTGATACTGGATCAAACGCGAATAAACACGGCACGATGAGCAGATTGGCGGCGATCTGCCTGCTGGTAGCGTGTGTCACTTCCTATTGCGTGACCGCGCGCGAAATCAGCAGGGCGTATTACGACGATCTGCAGGTAGCCGCTTCTCACCATGGCCATCATCATGAAAGCGGCCACGGAGGAGAGCATCATTCCGATCACCATCATGAGCATGGCGGGAAAGGCGACAAAGGATACAAGTCGGAGCATCATCACGAACATGGGGAAAAGGGACATCACGACAAAGGGGGCCATTCCGGACATTATCACGAAGACGAAGGTCATAAAAAACATCATCATCACGACGATGGCTATTATGGTGAACACCATAAAGGCGAGAAGGGAGAGAAGGGACACAAATTCCATGAGAAAGGACATTATGGTAAAGGTCACAGCACAAAGGGTCACCACGAGGTTCACAAACTCGACGAGTTTAAGAAGGATAAGGAATTCTTTGACGAACATCACGATCATGGTCATCATGAGGAACACGGTGGCCATCATCACGAGCACGGACACAAGAAAGGTGGCCACTTTAAGAAAGGACATCATGACCATCATCATCACGAGGGTCATCACGGAAAGAAGGGTCATCATGAGAAAGGACATCATCATCATGATCACAAGGGTCACAAAGGCCATGGCGGACACGATGagcatcatcatcaccatcatcatcatgGCAAAAAAGGCGGCCATGAAGACCATAAGCACTGGGGATTCAAAAAGGGACATTAATACAGatgtgcaaaaaataataatttcgctACTATTACTCGCTGAGTTCCGTTGCCTAACTATCGCGCTGCATTAATTGTTGTACGTGTTGACAAACAGAATAAATCTTTTTCAGTAGATATATTACATGTCATTTATATGTTATCTCATATTACGTCAAAATACGGCTTGCGTTTATTAAGTCATCATTTTTCTTCCGCTACtacatatattttgtaattaatacaatagcttgtattaattaaatcctTATAATTCTAGACGTACACTagacgtaaaataaaatttgagttATTTCGCGACCGTAACGTGTGTCGCGAAATCGGTAACTGTCGTAATAATTCAGTGGAGTTTCATGTTTTGTGCTACATCAGTCACGCTTCTGCGGTGTAGCAGCTGTCACAAGAAAATATGGCCGCTCGTTACATGCTATTTCCATAAAACAATAGTATCGGCCAGTTACCACATTCAGTGGTGCAATTGACACggttttatatttgttttagtAAGCGTTACTTGGGAATTACTCACTTTAAATATCAACGACctaagttaaaataattgaattagtGATGTTTCTATTATAACTCCCTCCCTAATATTcttattataattcaattatataaaaatataaaaattaatattataataacct from Solenopsis invicta isolate M01_SB chromosome 2, UNIL_Sinv_3.0, whole genome shotgun sequence includes these protein-coding regions:
- the LOC120356904 gene encoding uncharacterized protein LOC120356904, which encodes MVRGAMLFLLFIAICSLTLHTTCHARDLTSVESRVSRRDVRGKNDDHHVGHLEPTVESSQIAEIGEIDLETAATKHKGHHQESGGGHKHESHHHEEHGGKGEKGYKSHHHHDKGDHGKHDKEHHAGHHEEHGGKKKGHHDEHEKYGEHHEGEKGHKGGKFGEKKGHKKGHKTKGYHNKFHKDEYHKEHKFYDDYHKGGHHEKHGDFHGHHDKKEGHHKKGGHHHSGYHEDHHGKKGHHDKGHHDEDHKGHHGKHGHEEHHDHHDSYGKKGDHHSGKKYGYKKGLLMIFVTALFAMMMMMVMMVMIIVVALMSLMIMMMVSFLMMTLLSVMTFMMMMVMMSFLKVATFLVSVFVMMATVFLMMTMIVMFVKEFLVFLVLIFFFHFVMAMSAVAFAIVSLFVELVTFFPLFAMMMLMMMTIIVVMMLLVSSVLIVVPVMMLFVMMSFFTLPVMMVMLITLVTLVAMLMMMMGMMFLPTAMFMMLALGYLKIVVMIPASFVSLMMMVMTMMTMMTMMTMGITMLFASMMFTLLPMIFVMVMVFFMTMFAVMTMVIFIMMSFIMMSLLTVMIFMVTRMMVSALLMMAFLAMMMFMMIAMLFMVAAFMMIIVKLMLLMVFIFMRFVMITMSLLALLVTLSMAKFRFFMTMFVIVMVTVFVMLVVMTLLMAAVLMMMALMMFLTMMAVFSVMMMMMAFMTFMALFTVFSMVMRMMFMTSAMFVMMAMMMAMRRSQISLIDTGSNANKHGTMSRLAAICLLVACVTSYCVTAREISRAYYDDLQVAASHHGHHHESGHGGEHHSDHHHEHGGKGDKGYKSEHHHEHGEKGHHDKGGHSGHYHEDEGHKKHHHHDDGYYGEHHKGEKGEKGHKFHEKGHYGKGHSTKGHHEVHKLDEFKKDKEFFDEHHDHGHHEEHGGHHHEHGHKKGGHFKKGHHDHHHHEGHHGKKGHHEKGHHHHDHKGHKGHGGHDEHHHHHHHHGKKGGHEDHKHWGFKKGH
- the LOC105200787 gene encoding histidine-rich glycoprotein — encoded protein: MAKYVGPCLFLGLAVICTVIAISSARDVRSMYGDLEVASSHHHGHHHGHHHEHGGGHEHHSHHHGEHGEEGHKGHKGHHHHHHGEHGHHGKEHHEGHHHEHGGHKKGHHDEHDEHGHHHDHEHGHKESKFGHGKGHKKGEKTHGYHHKSHKDEYHKEHKFYDDHHKGGHHEKHGDHHEHHHGKEGHHKKGGHHHSGHHEDHHGKKGHHDKGHHDEDHHGHHGKHGHEEHHHHHEDHGKKSEHHGGKKHGYSHGHHGHHGHHGHHDHHHHEGHHGKKGHHEKGHHHHDHKGHKGHHDDHHHHHHHHHHGKKGGHEDHKHWEFKKGH